The genomic stretch ttgcaGTTACTTGAGTAGATAAAAGGACTGAATTTCAGAGATCACAATCACAGATTTATGTTTTGGTAGAAGTGGTCTGAGAATACTGGTAAAAATATACAGATGTTAGAGTATAACAGAATGAATAATCAGTACGTCAATAAACATTCTGAGAACCTGCAATTTACTGGTTGACTGCACTCTCCTTGacaaaggtctttttttttttttttaagtgacagtaTGACTTGTCATTTAtttcaatgaaaatttaaatgtttcttaCAAATCCTCTGAAAAGTGAAACTGATATTTTTACAAACGGAAGTATATGCAAACAGTCACAATATGCATTAGGACACTGACACTATTTCTCACATACCAGGTAGTTCTTTGATTCTGGAGAACATCTCTTAtctgaaagtttatttttcttctactatAAATTTGTatctaagttatttttaaagagtcAAAAACAGGGCAGAGCATTTTTGAATTGATAAACAAGAAtataggccaggctcagtggtgcacgcctgtaatctcagcactttgggaagccgaggcaggtggatcacgaggtaaggagttcaagaccaacctgaccaagacggtgaaaccttgcctatactaaaaatgcaaaaactagctaggcatggtggtgggcacctgtaatcccagctactcaggaggctgaggcagggaattgcttgaacccgggaggcggaggtttcagtgagctgagatcatgccattgcactccagcctgggcaatagagcaagactccatctcaaaaaaaaaaataatattatacatTTGTTTTATAGTTCCACTCCAAATACAATAGCTAAAAGACAAACCAACCTTCTCTTTACAGAACACAGGCTCCAAACATAAATTTTTGTCTTATATGCTttaggtttatatatatataaaaccattcaCCAAAGACATGCTTAATTTTTGAGAGATTAAGGTGTAAATTATGATGCCTTATTTTGGGCTAGAGTGTATGTAAGGTTAGTATGTTAAGCATTGTTCAAAAATACTAGTAAGTCATAATTATGCAGAATTTTCAcaaagtttaatgcacagaaaaagccTATCATTTTGGTTACTGATCTATCTTAATGctactttcttttaaaacagaCATTTAACATAATACCCAAGTTATAGTAACATTATGGGCTTCTCCTCCCATTGGCaattaaatgcttttcttttcttctgaaaagATGATATGGACCAACGGgtccatatcaaaaaaagaatCAGACTTGCCAACAAGATCGGTAGACTCTTCCCAGCATACATCTGAGTgctgaaggaagaagaaagtttAAATTGTTTAAAGGACTATAATTATCACACAaaattcattaagaaaaaaaaagaatggatctAGTATGACTAATTCTGTGTAAACCAAAATGATAAGAACTAATTAAACGCTTTTTAATCCCACATTTTTGGCAGGTGTAAGTGAGCCATGGTCTTATTTGATTTTGTTATGATTGCATCCAAATTTGCTTAAACTCAGAGTTCTGTTTAATGGTAGGATGTAAGAATTGAATTTTGAAAAACTACTCACTGTCAAAATCTCTCCTTCCTATAGGAAATTGAGCTGAGTTTTCTTCATCCCcagtttctctcttttcttgtgttGATTCAGTATCCTGAACCCCATTCTCAGCTGGAAAAGCTACAGATCCTTCTAGTGCAAGATAAGATTTTATAACCAGATTCAGTGACAGACCATGATTTAAGAAATTAtgtttttcctttggtttttgtGACAGCATAATCCCATTGTTCTACTACCCTAGCAGTTCCTCCCTAGACAATGAGGCCAATACCCCTTCCTCTACTTCATATAGGCTTTCTTGTTTTACTCTATACTGTAATCCTGAATGCTTTCATGCATCTCATGGATTTCACTATCATCTCTACTTTGGTAAGTCCCAAAATGATATCTTCTGTTTACATTCAACTTTAGAATGCCAGACCTGTCATCTCTAGTTGCCTATCTCAGAGACACCTTAAATTCAACCTGTTCAAAAATCATCTTGTGCCTTAACCCAGATTCACTGCTTCTCCAATGTTCCCTGTTCCAGTTTATGGCAACGCCATCCTCAGTTTCTCATTCCAAAAGCCAAAGAGTAATGTGTAAGTAATAGATTCTGGAACCAAACTACCCTATGGCCGtacaactttgggcaagttatttattaACCCTTTGATttactttcctcatctatgaTGTTTGAgtaataatagcacctacttcTTATGGTTATTGTGCAAATTAAATGTACTAATACATGTGAGAAACTTAATGATTAGTACCTAGCAAGTGCATTATGAGTGTTAACTATTGCTTTTCctcttatattttttaacttttatcttcTTTGCCTCAGACCCACAATCAGTGAATCGCTAAATTCTCCTATTTCTaactccaaaatatttttcaattctattctgtttgttttcaccatcttggccaagtcCACCATCATCTTCTAATTGCAGATCTACTCATATTGCTGCCTTGCTTATGGCTTCACAGTATTCTCATGGAAAAAACCCCAAAAGATTCAGTAATATAAAATCCTTGCTGGCCAGCCTGGCTTTAGAATACTTCTTCTTTCAGAGTGTGtgtccaccacctcctcctctctaAGGCTTTTACTCCACACACCTTCCAGTCTCACTAAAGAACTAAGGACGCTCTTCTCTCCTAATGAAGTTGTGTTTACTTCTCAGGTCTCAACTTACATACAAATTTTTTCAGAGAATTTCCTGAAACACTCACCTCTCTCACCAGACTAACTTGCTCCAACTACTCACATAGATAGTATACCATTTATCATTCTAATTAAGTAATAATGTGTAGCCTCTTTATTCACATCTGTCTTAAAGGTAGGGACAGTGAGAGAGAATCATGCCGTTCAAATAGAAGTTTTATTCTCAGCATCCAGCACATCAATTCACCATAGTAGAAGCTCAGTGAGTATCTGtccaattaatgaataaatgtcgAGCACTGTATCCTACCCTTATGGATACCATAGTTTAGTAAGGAAGCAGAGAGTTGGCAAAAACAAATGTGGGAAGTATGATAATGGATACATTAAAAAGTGCCTTGTTGTCCACTAGGAGGAAAGGTTTTAATTTAATCTGAGTTTAGAAAGAACGCCTACATAAGGAAGCTTTGTGATTTCACGCTGAGGATAACAGTGAGCAGAAGTTGGCTCCGTGAAGGACCCGAAATGAGAGGAGGACAGACTGAGAGAAGATCACCTTCAAACTCTCTGAAGCAGACGGTGTAGTCTGTATAGCACTAGAATGCAGATGTCCACTTCACATGGTGGTATGAGTTTGCACAGGGCCATTTCCTTGGTGACCTGTGTGTCCTAAATCCAAGGGGACTCTCCCAGAACATTCTGTTGTGATAAAGATTCTTGGGATTTTCTGATTCCTGAGATGGGAAGAACTTAGTTCATGTAATGGCAAGTTGGGGGCTCAGGATATGAttcaattttaataaaacagTAACAGCAATAAAGAAATGTGTCAATATTTGCTGTAAGTTTATAGACTAAAATTCTTAGTTTATACATATGCAgccacaagcacacacacatacacatgcacagagGCAGTTGTgaaaaaacacatacaaatatacagGATTGGATCAATGCGAAGGGAAACTTACTTCTCTTTTTACTTTATACACTTGTAAATGTACACATTTCTCTCTTGTTTGAAATTATTGTGTGGCATTCTTTTGGCATTACTTATGTAATCAAAACTCTCAAAAGCTAAgtaaaaattaagtagaaatacATGTCAAATTTAGCCAATAGCTTGTCTAGTATCTCTGACTTAAGTTGACTTTATGGTATGAAAAATGTGCCTTTTTTTagctgagaaatcaccacacgtAGGTATGCCTTGGAGAAAGGTAATATGGGACAATAGCACTCTGCAAAACTTAGGATGAGCTAttgtttgtataatttttaatcaCTCATATTTAAGACTTGATTTTCTATGCTGATACTAACGTGGGATTT from Symphalangus syndactylus isolate Jambi chromosome 16, NHGRI_mSymSyn1-v2.1_pri, whole genome shotgun sequence encodes the following:
- the LOC129465061 gene encoding pro-MCH variant, which codes for MLSQKPKEKHNFLNHGLSLNLVIKSYLALEGSVAFPAENGVQDTESTQEKRETGDEENSAQFPIGRRDFDTLRCMLGRVYRSCWQV